One region of Terriglobales bacterium genomic DNA includes:
- a CDS encoding Ig domain-containing protein, whose protein sequence is MPVDAIRSYYASDHSAARPSSYRGAVQRALSFIAVFLLSASAVLAQQPAGSEPLPDAFIHVAYYQQLHPPQQGTAPWRWRVIGGALPSGISLEPNGVIGGAATVPGQYRFTLEARDSSPKPVTKSREYVITVPPPLRVVWTEPPHVTDNGAITGEIEVFNGTGRTMDLTVIIVAVNTFNKAFALGYQHFSFGAGSQQIPFGSTLPRDSYIVHGDTVGEIAETYEIYRARLQTGAVSVP, encoded by the coding sequence ATGCCGGTCGACGCCATACGTTCGTATTATGCTTCGGATCACTCCGCCGCACGGCCGTCGTCGTATCGCGGGGCGGTCCAGCGCGCTCTAAGCTTTATCGCCGTTTTTTTGCTGAGCGCGAGCGCTGTGCTGGCCCAGCAACCTGCGGGCTCTGAACCACTCCCCGACGCCTTCATCCATGTTGCCTATTACCAGCAACTTCACCCCCCGCAGCAGGGGACAGCACCCTGGCGCTGGCGTGTCATCGGCGGGGCCCTGCCATCCGGCATCTCGCTTGAACCCAACGGCGTGATTGGCGGCGCTGCCACGGTGCCCGGCCAGTACCGTTTCACGCTGGAAGCCCGCGATTCGTCGCCGAAACCAGTGACGAAATCCCGCGAGTATGTGATCACGGTTCCTCCACCCCTGAGGGTTGTCTGGACCGAGCCGCCCCATGTCACCGACAACGGCGCCATCACCGGCGAAATTGAGGTTTTCAACGGCACCGGACGCACCATGGACCTGACCGTGATCATCGTCGCGGTGAATACGTTCAATAAGGCTTTCGCGCTGGGATACCAGCACTTCTCGTTCGGAGCAGGATCGCAACAGATTCCGTTCGGTTCGACTCTGCCGCGAGACAGCTACATCGTCCATGGCGACACCGTGGGCGAGATCGCCGAGACCTACGAAATCTACCGCGCCCGCCTGCAGACGGGAGCCGTAAGCGTTCCCTGA